Proteins encoded in a region of the Dorea longicatena genome:
- a CDS encoding response regulator yields the protein MNDSYSILIIEDEKNILDFMSRTLKANGYKTTTVTSGKAGLSIINSQCPDLILLDLGLPDMDGNDIIASVREWTSCPIIVISARTGEHDKVAALDLGADDYITKPFGTSELLARIRTSLRHSNRMASNSPLYIRPYKCQGLILDFEKRMLTLDGEEIHLTPVEYKIVAYLARNSGKVMTYASVMANVWGPFTDNNNRILRVNMANIRRKIERNPSQPQFLFTEVGVGYRMCEDENEV from the coding sequence ATGAATGACAGCTATTCTATTTTGATCATAGAAGATGAAAAAAATATTCTGGACTTCATGTCCAGAACATTAAAGGCCAATGGATATAAAACAACTACCGTCACTTCCGGGAAGGCCGGATTGTCCATTATCAATTCACAATGTCCGGATCTGATCCTTTTGGACCTTGGACTTCCGGACATGGATGGAAATGATATCATAGCTTCTGTCCGCGAATGGACCAGTTGCCCGATCATCGTCATTTCAGCAAGAACCGGAGAACATGATAAGGTGGCCGCTCTGGATCTTGGTGCCGATGACTATATCACCAAGCCATTCGGAACTTCGGAACTGCTTGCCAGAATCCGTACTTCTTTACGTCACAGCAACCGTATGGCATCAAACTCGCCTCTTTATATCCGTCCTTACAAATGTCAGGGACTTATACTTGATTTCGAAAAAAGAATGCTGACTCTGGACGGCGAGGAGATACATCTGACACCTGTAGAATACAAAATTGTTGCCTACCTTGCGCGCAATTCCGGAAAGGTTATGACCTATGCTTCTGTAATGGCAAATGTATGGGGACCTTTTACCGACAACAATAATCGTATTCTGCGTGTAAATATGGCCAATATACGCCGCAAAATAGAACGGAATCCATCACAGCCACAGTTTTTATTTACCGAAGTCGGTGTCGGTTATCGTATGTGCGAAGATGAGAATGAAGTGTAA
- a CDS encoding EamA family transporter: protein MNAGIFLVATQGNIHALSISPKGLIMGMLLAITTCFYGVLPGPLLKKYPAESVCAWAMLIGGGVLAVFLRPWRIEAHLDMIVIVGFLTIVIVGTILPFCLYLAAVKYAGSVYAGLLSSVEPVAATIVAAIFLGTAFPAIDILGFALVLSTLFILNINSK, encoded by the coding sequence ATGAATGCAGGTATCTTTCTGGTGGCAACGCAGGGAAATATCCATGCATTATCCATTTCACCGAAAGGCCTGATCATGGGAATGCTGCTGGCGATTACGACCTGTTTCTACGGAGTACTTCCGGGACCGCTTCTTAAGAAATATCCGGCCGAGTCAGTATGCGCATGGGCGATGCTGATCGGCGGAGGCGTGCTGGCGGTATTCTTAAGACCGTGGAGAATTGAGGCACATCTGGATATGATTGTGATTGTAGGATTCCTGACAATCGTAATCGTGGGAACAATCTTACCGTTCTGTCTGTATCTGGCAGCAGTAAAATACGCAGGAAGTGTATATGCAGGATTATTATCAAGCGTGGAGCCGGTAGCGGCAACGATCGTGGCGGCGATCTTTTTAGGAACTGCATTCCCGGCAATAGATATTCTGGGATTTGCACTGGTATTATCTACACTTTTCATTTTGAATATCAATTCGAAATAA
- a CDS encoding glycogen/starch/alpha-glucan phosphorylase — protein sequence MNFSEKLQQTLGKAIKDASNEEIYAALLNTVKEAAADKGRNISEKGRKVYYISAEFLIGKLLSNNLINLGVYDEVRELLAANGKDICEIEEVEPEPSLGNGGLGRLAACFLDSIATLGLEGDGIGLNYHLGLFKQVFENHKQKETPNPWIQNTSWLTDTGIGFDVPFKDFSLHSKLYDIDVTGYENGTNKLHLFDIESVNENIVGDGISFDKNDIRENLTLFLYPDDSDKQGELLRIYQQYFMVSNGAQFILKECEEKGYSLEELDKHVVIQINDTHPSMVIPELIRLLTARGISMDKAIEIVTNTCAYTNHTILAEALEKWPIDYLEAVVPHLMPIIRELAARVAAKYDNKDVQIIDEWNRVHMARMDMHYGFSVNGVAALHTEILKNVELKPFYDIYPEKFNNKTNGITFRRWLMHCDKKLVEWMDKYGVSEFRKDASKLEGLLAQIDNEEALNELLDVKQQNKTALKEYLEKESGVVLNDNAIFDIQIKRLHEYKRQQMNVLYIIYKYLDIKAGNKPKRPITMIFGAKAAPAYIIAKDIIHVILCLQELLKNDPEVAPYLQVVMVENYNVTMAEKLIPACEVSEQISLASKEASGTGNMKFMLNGAVTLGTEDGANVEIHQLVGDENIYIFGESSDQVIEHYAKSDYVAADYYINDKDIRKWVDFIISPEMLKIGDVRTLLEIHAELIQKDWFMTLLDVKDYIQTKERVFADYEDRMTWAKRMIVNIAKAGFFSSDRTIAEYNRDIWHV from the coding sequence ATGAATTTCTCAGAAAAGTTACAGCAGACACTTGGCAAAGCAATCAAAGATGCATCGAATGAAGAGATTTACGCAGCACTTCTTAACACAGTAAAAGAAGCTGCAGCAGATAAAGGAAGAAATATTTCCGAAAAAGGAAGAAAAGTATATTATATATCAGCAGAATTCCTGATCGGAAAACTGTTATCCAACAACCTGATCAACCTTGGCGTATACGATGAAGTAAGAGAGCTTCTTGCAGCAAATGGAAAAGACATCTGCGAGATCGAAGAAGTAGAACCGGAACCGTCACTTGGTAACGGCGGACTTGGAAGACTGGCAGCATGCTTCTTAGATTCCATTGCAACACTCGGTCTGGAAGGAGACGGAATCGGACTGAACTATCACCTTGGACTGTTCAAACAGGTATTTGAAAATCACAAACAGAAAGAGACTCCAAACCCATGGATCCAGAATACAAGCTGGCTTACTGATACAGGAATCGGATTCGATGTACCATTCAAAGATTTCAGCCTGCATTCAAAATTATACGATATCGATGTAACCGGATATGAAAATGGAACCAACAAACTTCACTTATTCGATATCGAATCTGTAAATGAAAATATCGTAGGCGACGGAATCTCATTTGACAAGAATGATATCCGTGAGAACCTGACGCTGTTTCTCTATCCGGACGACAGTGACAAACAGGGCGAACTGCTTCGTATCTATCAGCAGTATTTCATGGTAAGTAATGGTGCACAGTTCATTTTAAAAGAATGTGAAGAAAAGGGCTATTCACTGGAAGAACTTGATAAACACGTTGTAATCCAGATCAACGATACACATCCGTCTATGGTAATTCCGGAGCTGATCCGTCTTTTGACAGCAAGAGGAATCTCTATGGATAAAGCAATCGAGATCGTGACAAATACTTGTGCATACACGAACCATACGATCCTTGCAGAAGCACTGGAGAAATGGCCGATCGACTATCTGGAGGCGGTTGTTCCGCACTTAATGCCGATCATCCGTGAACTGGCAGCAAGAGTGGCAGCAAAATATGATAACAAAGATGTGCAGATCATCGACGAGTGGAACCGTGTACACATGGCAAGAATGGATATGCATTACGGATTCAGTGTCAATGGTGTTGCAGCACTTCACACAGAGATCCTGAAAAATGTAGAATTGAAGCCATTCTATGACATTTATCCGGAGAAATTCAACAATAAGACCAATGGTATCACATTCAGAAGATGGCTGATGCACTGTGATAAGAAACTGGTAGAATGGATGGATAAATACGGAGTCAGTGAGTTCCGTAAAGATGCTTCCAAACTGGAAGGACTTCTTGCACAGATCGATAACGAAGAAGCACTGAACGAGCTTCTGGATGTTAAGCAGCAGAATAAAACAGCATTAAAAGAATATCTGGAAAAAGAATCCGGAGTTGTACTGAACGACAACGCAATCTTCGATATTCAGATCAAACGTCTCCATGAGTATAAGAGACAGCAGATGAATGTCCTGTATATCATTTACAAATATCTGGACATCAAAGCCGGAAATAAACCAAAGAGACCGATTACAATGATCTTCGGTGCCAAGGCAGCACCTGCTTACATTATTGCAAAGGACATTATTCATGTAATCCTGTGCTTACAGGAACTGCTCAAGAATGATCCGGAAGTGGCACCGTACCTGCAGGTTGTTATGGTAGAGAACTACAATGTGACAATGGCAGAGAAACTGATCCCGGCATGCGAAGTATCTGAGCAGATTTCACTGGCATCTAAGGAAGCAAGTGGAACAGGTAACATGAAGTTCATGTTGAACGGTGCTGTAACGCTTGGAACAGAGGACGGTGCAAATGTAGAGATCCATCAGCTTGTCGGGGACGAGAATATCTATATCTTCGGAGAGAGCAGCGACCAGGTAATCGAGCACTATGCAAAATCAGACTATGTGGCAGCAGATTACTATATCAATGACAAAGACATCCGTAAGTGGGTAGACTTCATTATCAGCCCTGAGATGCTGAAAATCGGTGATGTGCGTACACTTCTTGAGATTCACGCAGAACTGATCCAGAAAGACTGGTTCATGACACTTCTGGATGTAAAAGATTACATTCAGACAAAAGAAAGAGTATTTGCAGATTACGAAGACCGTATGACATGGGCAAAGAGGATGATCGTGAACATTGCAAAAGCAGGATTCTTCTCATCAGATCGTACGATCGCCGAGTATAACAGAGATATCTGGCATGTATAA
- a CDS encoding AraC family transcriptional regulator yields MNTLTYENLHETKKHVSIQFPYNTYLCSIPLDFTQVPLHWHNDVEIIVIKKGCGIISVDTKPRVVKAGDIVLVRPGQLHSISQHGKDCMEYENILFQTSLLYSADSDPRTVGYFQPYFSLEYELPWLFDDTCFFHEALSSCIDAIDDLCSKRPDYYELSVKGHLFHFFYLLFSSQGTPVTFNRDKSLDKVKQIVSYIESHYTEPITVQSTADYLGFSESHFMKFFKQHLHTTFTSYLNGYRLTIAARLLLTEDDSILSISERTGFNNLSYFNRLFKKEYQMSPRAYRNR; encoded by the coding sequence ATGAACACACTTACCTATGAAAACCTCCATGAAACTAAAAAACACGTCAGCATCCAGTTTCCATACAATACCTATCTGTGCTCCATCCCGCTGGACTTCACACAGGTTCCGCTTCACTGGCATAACGACGTGGAGATCATTGTAATAAAAAAAGGCTGCGGCATCATTTCTGTTGATACCAAGCCCAGAGTTGTAAAAGCCGGCGACATCGTCCTTGTCCGTCCGGGCCAGCTTCACTCCATCTCCCAACATGGGAAAGACTGTATGGAATATGAAAATATCCTGTTCCAGACCAGTCTTTTATATTCTGCGGATTCCGATCCCCGGACAGTTGGATATTTCCAGCCATATTTTTCACTGGAATATGAACTTCCATGGCTCTTTGACGATACCTGTTTCTTCCATGAAGCACTTTCTTCCTGTATTGATGCGATCGATGATCTCTGCAGCAAAAGACCTGATTATTACGAATTATCGGTAAAAGGGCATCTGTTTCATTTCTTTTACCTGTTATTCTCTTCTCAGGGAACACCGGTCACTTTCAACCGGGATAAATCTCTGGATAAGGTAAAACAGATCGTGTCCTACATTGAATCACATTATACAGAACCGATTACCGTTCAAAGTACCGCTGATTATCTGGGCTTTTCCGAATCTCATTTTATGAAATTCTTCAAGCAGCATCTGCACACAACATTCACCAGCTATCTGAATGGCTACCGGCTTACCATTGCCGCCAGGCTTCTGCTCACGGAAGATGACAGCATCCTGTCCATCTCGGAACGCACAGGATTCAATAACCTGTCCTATTTTAACCGGCTGTTCAAAAAAGAATATCAGATGTCACCAAGAGCATACAGGAATCGCTAA
- a CDS encoding Na/Pi cotransporter family protein has translation MEIFSMVLSLLSGVALFLFGMSLMGDGLKQVAGNKLEAFLYKMTNTPLKGVALGTGVTSVIQSSSATTVMVIGFVNSGMMKLKQAIGIIMGANIGTSITGWILCLSYIEGSNGIAKILSSATIAAVVAVIGTIMRMICKRTTHKNIGNIMLGFAILMTGMQTMSGAVTPLRESKVFIDMLTMFSNPIAGILVGIAFTAVLQSASATVGVLQALSVTGILTFSSAFPIILGIGVGASCPVLVSAIGANKNGKRTALVYLLNDTFGMLIWSIGFYTISAFVHFDFLDNIMSPVSIALLNTVFRLVTVCILFPFINKLEKLVCWLVKDSAEELEDEADFDLLEERLLDYPALAIGQCHRAMSGMAKKLRKNVNRAMNLLNEYQQSKFDKVQRKEDLIDKYESRLGDYLIKLTKHEMNTAQTRQVSLYLHTINDFERIGDHASYIAYMSSDMHENKTQFSEDAWDELNVVMEAVREEINLTCKAFLENDKEMAQRVAPLGMVITTLCDELKMRHVERMSSGGCGLEEGTVFTDILNSFNRIAAHCASAMVALMNSDKENMDTHIHDSKVYPSDSSEYKTYLNEYNQKYEIKKDGEHMRSMEPEEVE, from the coding sequence ATGGAAATATTTTCTATGGTATTGTCATTGTTAAGTGGAGTTGCTTTGTTTCTGTTCGGAATGTCCCTTATGGGAGATGGGCTGAAACAGGTTGCCGGTAATAAACTGGAAGCATTCCTTTACAAAATGACAAACACACCGCTCAAAGGAGTAGCACTTGGAACAGGAGTGACCAGTGTCATTCAGTCATCTTCCGCAACAACCGTTATGGTCATCGGTTTTGTTAACTCCGGTATGATGAAACTGAAACAGGCGATCGGTATCATCATGGGAGCCAATATCGGTACCAGTATCACCGGATGGATCTTATGTCTTTCCTATATTGAAGGATCGAATGGTATTGCAAAGATTTTATCTTCTGCAACGATAGCGGCTGTCGTGGCGGTAATTGGTACGATCATGCGGATGATCTGTAAAAGAACGACACACAAGAACATCGGTAATATCATGCTTGGTTTTGCAATTCTGATGACAGGCATGCAGACAATGAGTGGTGCGGTTACACCATTAAGAGAGAGTAAAGTATTTATTGATATGCTGACGATGTTCTCGAATCCAATCGCAGGTATCCTGGTAGGTATTGCATTTACGGCCGTCCTGCAGAGCGCATCTGCTACCGTTGGTGTATTGCAGGCTTTATCGGTAACAGGAATCCTTACATTTTCCAGTGCATTTCCGATTATTCTTGGTATCGGTGTAGGAGCATCCTGTCCGGTACTGGTCTCAGCGATCGGAGCAAATAAGAATGGTAAGAGAACCGCACTTGTGTATTTATTAAATGATACCTTCGGAATGTTGATCTGGTCGATCGGATTCTATACGATCAGTGCATTTGTCCATTTTGATTTTCTGGATAATATTATGTCGCCGGTATCGATTGCCCTGTTGAACACCGTGTTCCGTCTGGTAACGGTATGTATTCTGTTTCCGTTTATTAATAAACTTGAGAAGCTGGTATGCTGGCTGGTAAAAGACAGCGCAGAAGAACTGGAAGACGAAGCGGATTTCGATCTTCTGGAAGAACGTCTTCTGGATTATCCGGCACTGGCAATCGGACAGTGTCACAGAGCAATGAGTGGCATGGCGAAGAAGCTTCGTAAGAATGTCAACCGTGCAATGAACCTTCTGAATGAGTATCAGCAGAGCAAGTTTGACAAGGTTCAGAGAAAAGAAGACCTGATCGACAAATATGAAAGCCGCCTGGGCGATTATCTGATCAAGCTGACAAAGCATGAGATGAATACAGCACAGACAAGACAGGTTTCACTTTATCTGCATACGATCAATGACTTTGAACGTATCGGAGATCATGCTTCTTATATTGCATATATGTCCAGTGATATGCATGAGAATAAGACACAGTTCTCAGAAGATGCATGGGACGAACTGAATGTTGTTATGGAAGCAGTACGTGAAGAAATCAATCTTACATGCAAGGCATTCCTTGAGAATGATAAAGAGATGGCGCAGAGAGTAGCACCGCTTGGTATGGTTATTACAACACTTTGTGATGAACTGAAGATGCGTCATGTGGAACGTATGAGCAGTGGTGGATGTGGTCTGGAAGAAGGAACTGTATTTACGGATATCCTGAACAGTTTTAACCGTATTGCAGCTCACTGTGCAAGTGCGATGGTTGCACTTATGAACAGTGACAAAGAGAATATGGATACACATATCCATGATTCGAAGGTATATCCTTCTGACAGTTCTGAATATAAAACATATCTGAATGAATATAATCAGAAATATGAGATTAAAAAAGACGGGGAACATATGAGAAGTATGGAACCGGAAGAGGTTGAGTAG
- a CDS encoding DUF512 domain-containing protein, translated as MRKKEQEHLIQTVYPGSIAEELEIEPGDVLLKINGQKIEDVFDYRYLMKDEYVEVLIRKPSGEEWLLEIDKEYDDELGVEFENGLMSEYRSCSNKCMFCFIDQMPPGMRETLYFKDDDSRLSFLQGNYITMTNMKQADIDRIIHMQLAPINISVQTTNPELRCKMLHNRFAGEKLKFLQDLYEAHIEMNGQIVLCKGVNDKDELKRSIEDLSSYLPFMRSVSVVPAGLTKYREGLYPLELFSKEEAGEVIDMIESYQPKFYEEYGLHFIQASDEWYILAERDFPEEERYDGYIQLENGVGMMRLLKTEFHDALEALKQNDNYETWKNETCRTLTIATGKLAYSTLAGFAEEIMKAFPYIKINVFAIRNDFFGETVTVSGLITGQDLKAQLLEKKASGTDLGDTLLITCNMLRSGEQVFLDDMTVQELEDALDMTLVAVENQGQELIEAMLNHHYTMQRDNDTDSFVYVKGYNS; from the coding sequence GTGAGAAAAAAGGAACAGGAACACCTGATACAGACCGTCTATCCGGGTTCTATTGCTGAAGAACTGGAAATCGAACCCGGCGATGTACTGTTAAAAATAAACGGACAGAAAATTGAGGATGTCTTTGATTATCGTTATCTGATGAAAGATGAATATGTCGAAGTCCTGATCCGCAAGCCTTCCGGGGAAGAATGGCTTTTGGAAATCGATAAAGAGTACGACGATGAACTTGGAGTTGAATTCGAGAATGGACTGATGAGTGAATACCGCTCCTGCAGTAATAAATGTATGTTCTGCTTCATCGACCAGATGCCTCCGGGCATGCGTGAGACTCTGTATTTTAAGGATGATGACTCCCGTCTTTCATTTCTGCAGGGAAATTATATCACCATGACAAATATGAAGCAGGCAGATATTGACCGCATCATCCATATGCAGCTCGCACCGATCAATATCTCTGTACAGACAACCAATCCGGAGCTCCGCTGTAAGATGCTGCATAACCGTTTTGCCGGAGAAAAGCTAAAATTTCTGCAGGATCTGTATGAAGCACATATTGAGATGAACGGTCAGATCGTATTATGTAAAGGCGTAAATGACAAAGATGAATTAAAACGTTCCATTGAGGATCTTTCCAGCTATCTTCCTTTTATGAGAAGTGTATCCGTTGTACCTGCCGGACTTACAAAATACCGTGAAGGTCTCTATCCGCTGGAACTCTTTTCAAAAGAAGAAGCCGGTGAAGTCATTGATATGATTGAAAGCTATCAGCCAAAATTCTATGAAGAATATGGTCTGCACTTCATACAGGCAAGTGATGAATGGTATATTCTTGCCGAACGTGATTTTCCGGAAGAAGAACGCTATGATGGATATATCCAGCTGGAAAACGGAGTTGGCATGATGCGTCTTTTAAAGACAGAATTCCATGACGCTCTGGAAGCACTGAAGCAGAATGACAACTATGAGACCTGGAAAAATGAGACCTGCCGTACACTTACCATTGCAACAGGCAAGCTTGCCTACAGTACCCTTGCCGGATTCGCAGAGGAGATCATGAAAGCATTCCCATATATTAAGATCAATGTATTTGCGATCCGCAATGATTTCTTTGGCGAGACTGTTACCGTATCCGGTCTGATCACCGGTCAGGATCTCAAAGCCCAGCTTCTGGAAAAGAAAGCCTCCGGCACCGATCTTGGTGACACCCTTCTTATCACATGCAATATGTTAAGAAGCGGAGAACAGGTATTTCTGGATGATATGACGGTACAGGAACTGGAAGATGCATTAGATATGACTCTGGTCGCCGTAGAAAACCAAGGACAGGAACTTATCGAAGCCATGCTCAATCATCACTATACAATGCAGCGTGACAATGATACAGACAGCTTTGTATACGTAAAAGGTTATAACTCATAG